The following proteins come from a genomic window of Pocillopora verrucosa isolate sample1 chromosome 6, ASM3666991v2, whole genome shotgun sequence:
- the LOC131792219 gene encoding FUN14 domain-containing protein 1B: MSQSDHEEDESEVYEVIETPGSRNLVEQLITMDLAGRPVVQQISIGGISGWFAGYVCKRVGKLTLSAIGGGILLIQVAHRAGYININWKRMEKDVDKITTKVKKEVKKMKQNEEEIEKGVIALANRGYRYVKRNTAAATGFAGGFLLGLTL, from the exons ATGTCGCAAA GTGATCACGAGGAGGATGAAAGTGAAGTTTATGAAGTGATCGAGACTCCGGGATCGAGAAATTTAGTAGAACAACTGATCACTATGGACTTAGCAGGGCGACCAGTTGTTCAACAAATTAGTATCGGGGGAATTTCGGGCTG GTTTGCTGGGTATGTGTGTAAAAGAGTTGGTAAACTAACACTGTCTGCCATTGGAGGAGGAATACTTCTAATACAG GTTGCTCACAGAGCTGGTTACATCAACATTAACTGGAAGAGAATGGAAAAGGATGTAGATAAGATTACTACAAAGGTtaaaaaggaagtaaaaaagatgaaacaaaatgaggaagaaattgaaaagggaGTTATTGCTCTCGCAAACAGG ggctACAGATATGTAAAACGGAATACAGCTGCAGCAACAGGCTTTGCTGGTGGTTTTCTCCTTGGCTTGACTTTATAA
- the LOC131792220 gene encoding intraflagellar transport protein 81 homolog, translating into MSEQLKYIVDELNKEPFKKNYNLISFDSLQPLQLLQVLNDVFAEINPQHKIDLRDEEPEQMAKRMFTFLRILKFKPKTESGSLNAFRNGLIQGDKLVIYPILQWLFENLVELKTRAYLARYLVKLEIPPDQLADQELNELNENYLELMEQFKDLHKTVEQLRTSGLSTGEIKKDIVNMEDEKEQLQKRIDRMQKKVENVRNYDKMLLAARNLRVEREKEHSLGQQKLEQKNQYLHSDQRYQRMQQQLKDMRTQGVGTTGADLIKRLEEENKVNAYLCQEKLPKELEGKKKYAQDLQKVADEPAMGQADLDELNKRIKQLSAEINTLIEKRMVRNDPIDDKLSLFRQQASIIGRKKEAVAEKLQEAMDELSNAESDLQKKKELLKESEGSEVLKGDEFKRYVNKLRGKSTVYKKKRQELAELRAEYGVLARTEEILKGKDETFQHQLSNLENKKGVTGFHETQEELEKVSAKKSELDEQKGKTLEDISELVRQLNATIADKKTALAPVIKELRPMRQKCQEMTGEYEEKRAAYENLAAGLESNLSKLEHEVRALREELTHEEGRYHYLHCMLKVLEVQQGRIDDELKAYRSADTADRKKSFRDQFTKKIQEQENLGKSLRDKQKSVRESQAPNMKQMKMWSDLAKLLECKRNCMLKQQQENQNGGVNQQGLDGENVLVL; encoded by the exons ATGAGTGAACAACTAAAATATATTGTGGATGAGCTGAACAAGGAACCTTTCAAGAAGAACTATAACCTCATAAG ctttGATTCTCTGCAGCCACTACAGTTGCTTCAAGTACTGAATGATGTTTTTGCTGAAATAAATCCCCAG CACAAAATTGATCTTCGAGATGAAGAGCCAGAACAAATGGCAAAAAGAATGTTCACATTTTTGAGAATCTTGAAATTCAAGCCAAAAACAGAGTCTGGAAGCTT GAATGCCTTTCGTAATGGGCTCATTCAAGGTGACAAGTTGGTTATTTACCCCATTCTTCAATGGCTCTTTGAAAATCTGGTAGAATTGAAGACCAGAGCTTATCTTGCGAGATATTTGGTAAAGTTAGAGATTCCTCCAGACCAACTGGCAGATCAAGAGTTAAATGAGTTAAATGAGAAT TATTTAGAACTGATGGAACAGTTCAAAGATCTCCACAAGACAGTTGAACAACTCAGGACATCTGGTCTATCAACTGGGGAAATAAAAAAG GACATAGTAAACATGGAGGATGAAAAAGAACAACTGCAGAAGAGAATTGACAGAAtgcaaaaaaag GTGGAGAATGTGCGGAACTATGACAAGATGTTACTTGCTGCACGAAATTTGCGAGTTGAGAGAGAAAAGGAACACTCACTTGGTCAACAGAAGTTGGAGCAGAAGAACCAG TATCTGCACTCAGACCAACGTTATCAGCGTATGCAACAACAGTTAAAAGATATGAGGACTCAGGGTGTTGGCACAACTGGGGCAG ATCTGATTAAGAGACTAGAAGAGGAGAACAAAGTTAATGCTTATCTCTGCCAAGAAAAACTGCCCAAG GAattggaaggaaaaaagaagtatGCTCAGGATTTACAAAAAGTGGCAGATGAACCAGCTATGGGTCAGGCTGATTTGGATGAACTCAACAAAAGG ATTAAACAACTCTCAGCAGAAATTAACACACTGATTGAAAAGAGAATGGTGAGGAATGATCCTATTGATGACAAGTTGTCTCTCTTCAGGCAGCAA GCTTCAATTATTGGACGAAAGAAAGAGGCTGTTGCTGAAAAGCTTCAAGAAGCCATGGATGAG cTGAGTAATGCAGAAAGTGATTTGCAGAAGAAGAAAGAGTTATTGAAAGAAAGTGAGGGATCAGAAGTGTTGAAAGGAGATGAG TTCAAAAGATATGTGAACAAGCTGAGAGGGAAAAGCACAgtctataaaaagaaaagacaagaG TTGGCAGAACTTCGTGCAGAGTATGGGGTGTTAGCTAGGACAGAAGAAATACTGAAAGGCAAGGATGAGACATTTCAACATCAATTG TCTAATTTAGAGAACAAGAAGGGTGTGACAGGTTTCCATGAAACTCAAGAGGAATTGGAAAAAGTTTCTGCCAAGAAAAGTGAGCTGGATGAACAGAAAGGGAAAACGCTGGAAGACATATCTGAACTG GTTCGACAGTTAAATGCCACAATTGCAGACAAGAAGACTGCTCTGGCTCCAGTAATTAAAGAATTGAGACCAATGAGGCAGAAATGTCAG GAGATGACCGGCGAATACGAAGAAAAGAGGGCAGCGTATGAGAATTTAGCAGCAGGACTGGAAAGCAATCTGTCTAAACTTGAGCAC GAGGTGCGAGCCCTGCGCGAGGAATTGACCCACGAGGAAGGACGTTATCACTATTTACATTGCATGTTGAAG GTACTCGAAGTGCAGCAGGGGCGAATCGATGACGAACTGAAGGCTTACCGCTCGGCGGATACTGCAGATCGCAaaaaatctttcag gGATCAGTTTACTAAGAAGATTCAAGAGCAAGAAAACTTGGGAAAG agtCTTCGTGATAAACAGAAATCTGTCCGAGAGAGCCAGGCACCGAATATGAAACAGATGAAGATGTGGAGT GACCTTGCAAAGCTGTTGGAGTGCAAACGAAACTGTATGTTAAAACAACAGCAGGAgaatcaaaatggcggcgtaAACCAGCAGGGCCTGGATGGAGAAAACGTGTTGGTTCTCTAG
- the LOC136281639 gene encoding dual serine/threonine and tyrosine protein kinase-like, whose protein sequence is MALQDVFEDFKKSKAVLKKVHDDTVEYFGEIVRKLSDKGAADIAEELRYKASAVQASPDEVRVMVQTAAMADVHLEFDNALAELLYTAKEKKKVTDLFDQEPALIFVGQTNCGKSSIINELLGCKALPTSDQPSTARIVRVCHAEEPYCRLVDIDGKTLEEIKMKGKDGNIIPRKKIELKSEDRGDPSKVGAIVETGLNIEFLKCGVTIIDSPGRNENKALDNLVRKQLENPQAFVIYVVDGHDLFTEQDREVLNEMTPAGTDSSIFFVVSKLEPEDRTESSDEDDESDEDDESSRHAASAKARKMREKEREVQERKKTRVYERLVKNGHFSSQQPMNQNEQFHGLSAWRIKKYHAMKKKNPKASLEEFTDYTEAFERFQISLKKFAEESLRARIECGCKTLVRVLSRCLDFFIQKANVLKSGKKQILKTLETLLRQEQQVHENVIRDLQDEKLAISIQELLSDAIIGARDDILKEAGDFEYVLTEFSIPSSGHVKEKAAVTCCRDQIARMVVNKLQGEINQTLTMIFRSRDLFLVHLKDDVEQIQREITRDNEIPSAAIALGKSLVSSYEAQITFSQRQRAFSRFLKKSIGWCFKLMRNPIDTFPEAIRRKVPVGSKKWKTNVASDVLAKVDPSDMAQTITTSLKQHFCKCHKEFTGEIEKVQGLFDRGQTIKDMQREIVLGSAPSLAFLEMLAYGVMDRFKFGFPAKGERIGTGAQGEVFACDNIKTPEGRPCVVKVVSVASEEVLKDLTLELHNTRALHHPNILPVMCTVVESNPTRGLSVQLVSERMRCDLHDGLAGIPSLRKRLEIALGVAKALQYLHGEELIHRDVKMQNVLLDEKNNAKLTDLGLCKPEGLINNSLVGTPLNMAPEMMKQQYDKSIDVYAFGMLLWRVCEGQGNLPKNIHRHFNPLVVLVMNACDNKTPERLDVFPEQCWQLMERCWNQDPEARPSFDIVVRDLEAFVAEMRDQ, encoded by the exons ATGGCGCTTCAAGACGTGTTCGAGGATTTCAAGAAAAGCAAGGCTGTGCTGAAAAAAGTTCACGATGACACAGTAGAATACTTCGGTGAAATCGTTCGAAAGCTTTCCGATAAAGGTGCTGCAGATATTGCAGAAGAACTTCGCTACAAAGCCTCAGCCGTGCAAGCTTCTCCAGACGAAGTTCGAGTAATGGTTCAAACAGCGGCAATGGCGGATGTTCATCTGGAGTTCGATAACGCCCTTGCTGAGCTGCTTTACACAGccaaggagaagaagaaagttACCGATTTGTTTGATCAGGAGCCGGCACTCATTTTTGTCGGGCAAACCAACTGCGGAAAAAGCTCCATAATCAACGAGCTCCTAGGTTGTAAAGCGCTTCCTACATCAGATCAACCGAGCACCGCGAGAATTGTTCGCGTTTGCCACGCCGAGGAGCCTTATTGTCGCCTGGTTGACATAGACGGTAAAACCTTGGAAGAGATAAAGATGAAAGGCAAGGATGGAAACATAATCCCTCGAAAGAAGATCGAGCTCAAATCAGAGGATCGTGGTGACCCTAGTAAGGTGGGGGCGATCGTGGAGACCGGTTTAAATATCGAGTTCTTGAAGTGTGGTGTAACCATCATTGACTCCCctggaagaaatgaaaataaagcgCTGGACAACTTGGTAAGAAAGCAGCTGGAAAATCCCCAGGCGTTTGTTATTTACGTGGTGGATGGACATGATCTCTTTACTGAGCAG GATAGAGAGGTCCTGAATGAAATGACACCCGCAGGGACCGATTCATCGATTTTTTTCGTTGTTAGCAAACTGGAACCAGAAGATCGTACCGAATCGTCAGATGAGGACGACGAATCAGACGAGGACGATGAATCAAGCCGTCATGCAGCATCAGCGAAGGCACGGAAAATGCGAGAGAAGGAAAGAGAAGTACaggaaagaaagaagacaagGGTGTACGAGCGGCTTGTCAAAAACGGCCATTTTTCTTCTCAACAGCCCATGAATCAAAACGAGCAATTCCATGGGTTGTCAGCTTGGCGCATTAAGAAGTACCACGCtatgaagaagaaaaatccCAAAGCTTCTTTAGAGGAGTTTACGGATTACACGGAAGCCTTTGAGAGATTTCAAATTAGCTTGAAAAAGTTCGCTGAAGAATCTCTTCGTGCAAGGATCGAGTGTGGGTGCAAAACCCTCGTGCGTGTTCTATCCAGATGCCTGGATTTCTTCATTCAGAAAGCCAACGTCTTGAAAAGTGGAAAGAAGCAAATATTGAAGACGTTGGAAACACTTTTGCGCCAGGAACAGCAAGTTCACGAGAACGTAATCCGCGATCTGCAGGACGAAAAGCTGGCGATATCTATACAAGAACTGCTCAGTGATGCCATAATTGGAGCTAGAGATGACATCCTAAAAGAGGCAGGAGATTTTGAATACGTTTTGACCGAATTTTCCATTCCGTCAAGTGGCCATGTAAAAGAGAAAGCAGCTGTGACTTGCTGTCGGGACCAGATTGCGCGGATGGTGGTCAACAAACTCCAGGGAGAGATCAATCAAACGTTAACAATGATTTTCCGCTCCAGAGATCTGTTCCTTGTTCACCTCAAAGACGACGTAGAAcaaattcaaagagaaattacCAGAGATAATGAAATTCCATCGGCAGCAATCGCTCTTGGCAAAAGCCTTGTTTCTTCTTATGAAGCTCAAATCACGTTTTCACAACGCCAAAGAGCTTTTTCCCGTTTCCTAAAGAAATCAATCGGGTGGTGTTTCAAGCTGATGAGGAATCCGATCGACACATTTCCCGAGGCCATCAGGAGAAAGGTTCCTGTTGGTTCGAAGAAATGGAAGACAAATGTTGCTTCAGATGTCCTCGCGAAAGTAGATCCATCTGACATGGCTCAGACAATCACCACCAGCTTGAAACAGCACTTTTGTAAATGTCATAAAGAGTTCACCGGTGAAATAGAAAAAGTCCAAGGACTGTTCGATCGCGGACAGACCATCAAGGATATGCAAAGGGAAATTGTTCTTGGCTCTGCTCCCAGTCTTGCATTTCTTGAGATGCTGGCATATGGTGTCATGGACAGGTTCAAGTTTGGATTTCCAGCTAAAGGAGAGCGCATTGGGACTGGGGCACAGGGCGAGGTCTTCGCCTGTGACAACATTAAAACTCCAGAAGGAAGGCCCTGTGTTGTTAAGGTGGTAAGTGTCGCTTCAGAGGAGGTGCTCAAGGACTTGACCCTGGAACTTCATAATACCAG AGCTCTCCACCATCCGAACATTCTACCAGTTATGTGCACCGTAGTGGAGTCCAACCCAACTCGTGGCCTTTCTGTGCAACTTGTCTCGGAGCGAATGAGATGCGATCTTCATGATGGCTTAGCGGGTATACCCTCCCTGAGAAAGAGGCTTGAGATAGCTCTTGGCGTTGCCAAAGCCTTGCAGTATCTTCACGGAGAGGAGCTGATCCATCGCGATGTTAAAATGCAAAACGTCTTG TTGGACGAGAAAAACAACGCCAAGTTAACAGATCTGGGTCTCTGTAAACCCGAGGGTCTCATCAATAACTCGTTGGTTGGTACTCCTCTCAATATGGCGCCCGAAATGATGAAACAACAGTACGACAAATCCATTGATGTGTACGCGTTCGGCATGTTGCTCTGGCGAGTGTGCGAAGGCCAGGGCAACCTACCAAAGAATATACACCGCCACTTTAACCCTCTGGTTGTGCTCGTGATGAATGCATGTGACAACAAGACACCAGAGAGATTGGACGTGTTTCCAGAACAATGCTGGCAACTCATGGAAAGGTGCTGGAATCAGGATCCCGAAGCAAGGCCATCATTCGACATCGTGGTTAGGGACTTGGAAGCGTTCGTAGCGGAGATGCGGGATCAGTAG
- the LOC131792269 gene encoding dual serine/threonine and tyrosine protein kinase-like, whose product MALQDVFEDFKKSKAVLKKVHHDTVEYFGEIVRKLSDKGTADISEELRYKASAVQASPDEVRVMVQTAAMADVHLEFDNALAELLYTAKEKKKVTDLFDQEPALIFVGQTNCGKSSIINELLGCKALPTSDRPSTARIVRVCHAEEPYCRLVDIDGKTLEEIKMKGKDGNIIPRKKIELKSEDRGDPSKVGAIVETGLNIEFLKCGVTIIDSPGRNETKALDNLVKKQLENLQAFVIYVVDGHHLFTEQDREVLNEMTSTGTDSTFFFVVSKVEPEDRTESSDEDGESSRHAASVKTRKTEREQERELQERKKTRVYERLVKNGHFSSQQPMNQNEQFHGLSAWRIKKYHAMKKKNPKASFEEFTDYTEAFERFQNSLKKFAEESLRASVECACKTLVRVLSRCLDFFIQKANLLKSGKKQILKTLERLLREEQQVHENVIRDLQDEKRAISIQELLSDAIIGARDDILKEAGDFEYVLTEFSIPSSGHVKEKAAVTCCQDQIERMVVNKLQGEINQTLIMIFRSRDLSLVHLKDDVEKIQREITRDNELPSAAIALGKSLVSSYEAQITFSQRQRAFFWNPIDTLPKAIRGEIPVGSKKWKTNVASDVLAKVDPSDMAKTITTSLKQHFCKCHKEFTGEIEKVQGLFDRGQTIKDMQRETVLGFAPSLALLEMLAYGVMDRFKFGFPAKGERIGTGAQGEVFACDNIKTPEGRPCVVKVVSVASEEVLKDLTLELHNTRALHHPNILPVMCTVVESNPTRGLSVQLVSERMRCDLHDGLAGIPSLRKRLEIALGVAKALQYLHGEELIHRDVKMQNVLLDEKNNAKLTGMGLCKPEGLINNSLVGTPLNMAPEMMKQQYDKSIDVYAFGMLLWRVCEGQGNLPKNIHLNPLIMLVMNACDNKTPERLDVFPEQCWQLMERCWNQDPEARPSFDIVVRDLEAFLAKMRDQ is encoded by the exons ATGGCGCTTCAAGACGTGTTCGAGGATTTCAAGAAAAGCAAGGCTGTGCTGAAAAAAGTTCACCATGACACAGTAGAATACTTCGGTGAAATCGTTCGAAAGCTTTCCGATAAAGGTACTGCAGATATTTCAGAAGAACTTCGCTACAAAGCCTCAGCCGTGCAAGCTTCTCCAGACGAAGTTCGAGTAATGGTTCAAACAGCGGCAATGGCGGATGTTCATCTGGAGTTCGATAACGCCCTTGCTGAGCTGCTTTACACAGCTaaggagaagaagaaagttACCGATTTGTTTGATCAGGAGCCGGCACTCATTTTTGTCGGGCAAACCAACTGCGGAAAAAGCTCCATAATCAACGAGCTCCTAGGTTGTAAAGCGCTTCCCACATCAGATCGACCGAGCACCGCGAGAATTGTTCGCGTTTGCCACGCCGAGGAGCCCTATTGTCGCCTGGTTGACATAGATGGTAAAACCTTAGAAGAGATAAAGATGAAAGGCAAGGATGGAAACATAATCCCTCGAAAGAAGATCGAGCTCAAATCAGAGGATCGTGGTGACCCTAGTAAAGTGGGGGCGATCGTGGAGACCGGTTTAAATATCGAGTTCTTGAAGTGTGGTGTAACCATCATTGACTCCCCTGGAAGAAATGAAACTAAAGCGCTGGACAACTTGGTAAAAAAGCAGCTGGAAAATCTCCAGGCGTTTGTTATTTACGTGGTGGATGGACATCATCTCTTTACTGAGCAG GATAGAGAGGTCCTGAATGAAATGACATCCACAGGGACCGATTCAAcgttttttttcgttgttaGCAAAGTGGAACCAGAAGATCGTACCGAATCATCAGATGAGGACGGTGAATCAAGCCGTCATGCAGCATCAGTGAAGACGCGGAAAACTGAGCGAGAGCAGGAAAGAGAATTACAGGAAAGAAAGAAGACACGGGTGTACGAGCGGCTTGTCAAAAACGGCCATTTTTCTTCTCAACAGCCCATGAATCAAAACGAGCAATTCCATGGGTTGTCAGCTTGGCGCATTAAGAAGTACCACGCtatgaagaagaaaaatccCAAAGCTTCTTTCGAGGAGTTTACGGATTACACGGAAGCCTTTGAGAGATTTCAAAATAGCTTGAAAAAGTTCGCTGAAGAATCTCTTCGTGCAAGTGTCGAGTGTGCGTGCAAAACCCTCGTGCGTGTTCTATCCAGATGCCTGGATTTCTTCATTCAGAAAGCCAACCTCTTGAAAAGTGGAAAGAAGCAAATATTGAAGACGTTGGAAAGACTTTTGCGCGAGGAACAGCAAGTTCACGAGAACGTAATTCGCGATCTGCAGGACGAAAAGCGGGCGATATCTATACAAGAACTGCTCAGTGATGCCATAATTGGAGCTAGAGATGACATCCTAAAAGAGGCAGGAGATTTTGAATACGTTTTGACCGAATTTTCCATTCCGTCAAGTGGCCATGTAAAAGAGAAAGCAGCTGTGACTTGCTGTCAGGACCAGATTGAGCGGATGGTGGTCAACAAACTCCAGGGAGAGATCAATCAAACGTTAATAATGATTTTCCGCTCCAGAGATCTGTCCCTTGTTCACCTCAAAGACGACGTAGAGaaaattcaaagagaaattacCAGAGATAATGAACTTCCATCGGCAGCAATCGCTCTTGGCAAAAGCCTTGTTTCTTCTTACGAAGCTCAAATCACGTTTTCACAACGCCAAAGAGCTTTTTTTTGGAATCCGATCGACACACTTCCCAAGGCCATCAGGGGAGAGATTCCTGTTGGCTCGAAGAAATGGAAGACAAATGTTGCTTCAGATGTCCTCGCGAAAGTAGATCCATCTGACATGGCTAAGACAATCACCACCAGCTTGAAACAGCACTTTTGTAAATGCCATAAAGAGTTCACCGGTGAAATAGAAAAAGTCCAAGGACTGTTCGATCGCGGACAGACCATCAAGGATATGCAGAGGGAAACTGTTCTTGGCTTTGCTCCCAGTCTTGCACTTCTTGAGATGCTGGCATATGGTGTCATGGACAGGTTCAAGTTTGGTTTTCCAGCTAAAGGAGAACGCATTGGGACCGGTGCACAGGGCGAGGTCTTCGCCTGTGACAACATTAAAACTCCAGAAGGAAGGCCCTGTGTTGTTAAGGTGGTAAGTGTCGCTTCAGAGGAGGTGCTCAAGGACTTGACCCTGGAACTTCATAATACCAG AGCTCTCCACCATCCGAACATTCTACCAGTTATGTGCACCGTAGTGGAGTCCAACCCAACTCGTGGCCTTTCTGTGCAACTTGTCTCGGAGCGAATGAGATGCGATCTTCATGATGGCTTAGCGGGTATACCCTCCCTGAGAAAGAGGCTTGAGATAGCTCTTGGCGTTGCCAAAGCCTTACAGTATCTTCACGGAGAGGAGCTGATCCATCGTGATGTTAAAATGCAAAACGTCTTG TTGGACGAGAAAAACAACGCCAAGTTAACAGGTATGGGTCTCTGTAAACCCGAGGGTCTCATCAATAACTCGTTGGTTGGTACTCCTCTCAATATGGCGCCCGAAATGATGAAACAACAGTACGACAAATCCATTGATGTGTACGCGTTCGGTATGTTGCTCTGGCGAGTGTGCGAAGGCCAGGGCAACCTACCAAAGAATATACACCTTAACCCTCTGATCATGCTCGTGATGAATGCATGTGACAACAAGACACCAGAGAGATTGGACGTGTTTCCAGAACAATGCTGGCAACTCATGGAAAGGTGCTGGAATCAGGATCCCGAAGCAAGGCCATCATTCGACATCGTGGTTAGGGACCTGGAAGCGTTCCTAGCGAAGATGCGGGATCAGTAG
- the LOC131792218 gene encoding UBX domain-containing protein 7: MATRMKVTSSVIEQFVNVTGASKEIARSMLEACNGNLEMAIEMHLDSCEVPESGVSGASSSATRLNFAAGSSSNSHQNVDDVRAPIPQTHGILVEPFQAYPTRKRQAKSVFDAFRDFQAEARQQESASTSSVMTGKKKTLHDLFRPPIDLLHKGTFETAKVDGQHHSKWLLVNVQDVREFSCQQLNRDVWSNEAVRNIIKERFVLWQVYRDSNEGDRFIQFYHVTKYPFLAVLDPRTGEKLVEWGYMDAQAFCECAAEFLLQHPSLEGDTPPAKKRRSESIVDASEDSQLRAAIAASLQCTKFETKNDENSEDDDEDFEDLEFSGSDSDEEHKTPAKNVNNSSTVDKKDVKRGINFDEPSNNGEGTCIKGKESPESELLKSNDSVKRKNSTGVEESAQNNLEKTEEVRETESEAKETDNSSNLRTQEQAGPMCNIMVRFPNGSRTHISLSAESSLKDLVLLVQKEGYPNERYELVTNFPRRKLSSLDFGTTLKAAGLFPQETVFVQER; the protein is encoded by the exons ATGGCGACTAGAATGAAAGTGACCTCCAGTGTCATAGAACAGTTTGTCAATGTTACAGGAGCCTCTAAAGAGATTGCAAGATCAATGCTGGAAGCTTGTAATGGAAACTTGGAAATGGCGATCGAAATGCACTTAGATTCGTGCGAGGTTCCCGAATCAGGAGTCTCGGGTGCTAGTTCTTCCGCGACCAGATTAAATTTTGCAGCTGGGTCTTCAAGTAATTCTCATCA aAATGTTGATGATGTACGGGCTCCTATTCCTCAGACCCATGGTATTTTAGTGGAACCATTTCAAG catatCCAACCAGAAAACGACAAGCTAAATCAGTGTTTGATGCATTCCGAGATTTTCAAGCTGAAGCAA GACAGCAAGAAAGTGCTAGCACTTCCTCTGTTATGacaggaaagaagaaaacactACATGATTTATTCCGCCCACCAATTGATCTCCTACACAAAGGAACATTTGAGACT GCTAAAGTTGATGGCCAGCATCATAGTAAGTGGTTGTTAGTGAATGTCCAGGATGTGCGAGAATTTTCATGTCAGCAGTTAAACAGGGACGTGTGGAGTAATGAGGCAGTGAGAAATATTATTAAGGAGCGCTTTGTTCTTTGGCAG GTGTATAGAGACAGTAATGAGGGAGATCGCTTTATCCAGTTCTATCATGTGACAAAATATCCCTTTTTAGCTGTTCTTGATCCTAGGACAG GGGAGAAACTGGTAGAATGGGGTTACATGGATGCTCAGGCATTTTGTGAATGTG CGGCagaatttcttttacaacatCCTTCTCTTGAGGGAGACACTCCACCAGCCAAGAAAAGAAGAAGT GAATCAATCGTAGATGCCTCTGAAGATTCGCAGCTTCGTGCTGCCATAGCAGCATCATTACAGTGCACCAAATTTGAAACCAAAAATGACGAGAACAGCGAGGATGATGACGAAGACTTTGAGGATTTAGAATTTAGTGGTTCAGATTCTGACGAGGAACACAAAACACCAGCAAAGAATGTAAACAATTCAAGTACTGTTGATAAAAAAGATGTGAAAAGAGGAATAAACTTTGATGAGCCTTCCAATAATGGCGAAGGAACTTGTATCAAAGGGAAGGAATCGCCGGAAAGTGAACTCTTGAAAAGTAATGACTCAGTAAAGAGGAAAAATAGCACAGGAGTGGAAGAAAGTGCGCaaaataatttggagaaaaCAGAGGAAGTTAGGGAAACTGAATCTGAAGCTAAGGAAACAGACAACTCTTCAAACCTGAGAACACAAGAGCAGGCTG GACCTATGTGTAATATTATGGTCCGTTTTCCGAATGGCTCTCGTACCCACATCTCTCTGAGTGCCGAGTCGTCTTTAAAG gaTCTCGTCTTGTTGGTACAGAAAGAGGGTTACCCCAATGAACGTTACGAACTCGTCACCAACTTTCCACGGAGGAAATTGTCCAGCCTGGATTTCGGGACGACTCTTAAAGCTGCGGGACTATTCCCGCAAGaaacagtttttgttcaagagAGATGA